A window of Macrotis lagotis isolate mMagLag1 chromosome X, bilby.v1.9.chrom.fasta, whole genome shotgun sequence contains these coding sequences:
- the LOC141501974 gene encoding uncharacterized protein LOC141501974 isoform X6, which translates to MTARPKRIKFSEEEKLVILEEFSLRKDVLVPKTGRYRNTADRQRAWAEIAAAVNALNPLVQRSPEEVRKKWKNMILDARKELASARPPLLRRRPQERLFHHISALLERPGPDAPEPGLRARGPPSPAPACCKAQGFLPPAPSPRKPDPWADGPAAKSLLPPADGPGLPAGGPEPLLPCEPGLCASPGPDPTLTYKIKCPVSPLLDWPCLGVSSSPGTPGAEGMPAAVDDNERPSSAWEPPGI; encoded by the exons ATGACGGCCAGGCCGAAGCGCATCAAGTTCTCGGAGGAGGAGAAGCTGGTGATCCTGGAGGAGTTCAGCCTGCGCAAGGACGTGCTGGTCCCCAAGACGGGCCGCTACCGCAACACGGCCGACCGGCAGCGCGCCTGGGCCGAGATCGCGGCGGCCGTGAACGCGCTGAACCCGCTGGTGCAGCGCAGCCCCGAGGAGGTGCGCAAGAAGTGGAAGAACATGATCCTGGACGCGCGCAAGGAGCTGGCCAGCGCCCGGCCGCCGCTGCTGCGCCGCCGGCCGCAGGAGCGCCTCTTCCACCACATCTCGGCGCTGCTGGAGCGGCCGGGCCCCGACGCGCCCGAGCCCGGCCTGCGCGCCCGCGGGCCCCCGAGCCCGGCGCCGGCCTGCTGCAAGGCCCAGGGCTTCCTGCCGCCCGCGCCCAGCCCCAGGAAGCCGGACCCGTGGGCCGACGGGCCGGCGGCCAAGAGCCTGCTCCCGCCCGCCGACGGGCCCGGCCTGCCCGCAGGCGGCCCCGAGCCGCTCCTGCCCTGCGAGCCCGGCCTGTGCGCCAGCCCGGGCCCCGACCCGACGCTGACTTACAAGATCAAGTGCCCCGTCAGCCCCTTGCTCGACTGGCCCTGCCTGGGCGTCAGCTCCAGCCCCGGCACGCCCGGCGCAGAAGGGATGCCCGCGGCCGTGGACGACAACG AGAGACCTTCGAGCGCATGGGAGCCCCCAGGGATCTGA
- the LOC141501974 gene encoding uncharacterized protein LOC141501974 isoform X3: MTARPKRIKFSEEEKLVILEEFSLRKDVLVPKTGRYRNTADRQRAWAEIAAAVNALNPLVQRSPEEVRKKWKNMILDARKELASARPPLLRRRPQERLFHHISALLERPGPDAPEPGLRARGPPSPAPACCKAQGFLPPAPSPRKPDPWADGPAAKSLLPPADGPGLPAGGPEPLLPCEPGLCASPGPDPTLTYKIKCPVSPLLDWPCLGVSSSPGTPGAEGMPAAVDDNGEPLELCGGCLRSTSHQASRRLS, translated from the exons ATGACGGCCAGGCCGAAGCGCATCAAGTTCTCGGAGGAGGAGAAGCTGGTGATCCTGGAGGAGTTCAGCCTGCGCAAGGACGTGCTGGTCCCCAAGACGGGCCGCTACCGCAACACGGCCGACCGGCAGCGCGCCTGGGCCGAGATCGCGGCGGCCGTGAACGCGCTGAACCCGCTGGTGCAGCGCAGCCCCGAGGAGGTGCGCAAGAAGTGGAAGAACATGATCCTGGACGCGCGCAAGGAGCTGGCCAGCGCCCGGCCGCCGCTGCTGCGCCGCCGGCCGCAGGAGCGCCTCTTCCACCACATCTCGGCGCTGCTGGAGCGGCCGGGCCCCGACGCGCCCGAGCCCGGCCTGCGCGCCCGCGGGCCCCCGAGCCCGGCGCCGGCCTGCTGCAAGGCCCAGGGCTTCCTGCCGCCCGCGCCCAGCCCCAGGAAGCCGGACCCGTGGGCCGACGGGCCGGCGGCCAAGAGCCTGCTCCCGCCCGCCGACGGGCCCGGCCTGCCCGCAGGCGGCCCCGAGCCGCTCCTGCCCTGCGAGCCCGGCCTGTGCGCCAGCCCGGGCCCCGACCCGACGCTGACTTACAAGATCAAGTGCCCCGTCAGCCCCTTGCTCGACTGGCCCTGCCTGGGCGTCAGCTCCAGCCCCGGCACGCCCGGCGCAGAAGGGATGCCCGCGGCCGTGGACGACAACGGTGAGCCCCTGGAGCTCTGCGGAG GTTGTCTCAGGTCCACTTCTCACCAGGCAAGCAGGAGGCTTTCTTGA
- the LOC141501974 gene encoding uncharacterized protein LOC141501974 isoform X4 — protein MTARPKRIKFSEEEKLVILEEFSLRKDVLVPKTGRYRNTADRQRAWAEIAAAVNALNPLVQRSPEEVRKKWKNMILDARKELASARPPLLRRRPQERLFHHISALLERPGPDAPEPGLRARGPPSPAPACCKAQGFLPPAPSPRKPDPWADGPAAKSLLPPADGPGLPAGGPEPLLPCEPGLCASPGPDPTLTYKIKCPVSPLLDWPCLGVSSSPGTPGAEGMPAAVDDNGEPLELCGERPSSAWEPPGI, from the exons ATGACGGCCAGGCCGAAGCGCATCAAGTTCTCGGAGGAGGAGAAGCTGGTGATCCTGGAGGAGTTCAGCCTGCGCAAGGACGTGCTGGTCCCCAAGACGGGCCGCTACCGCAACACGGCCGACCGGCAGCGCGCCTGGGCCGAGATCGCGGCGGCCGTGAACGCGCTGAACCCGCTGGTGCAGCGCAGCCCCGAGGAGGTGCGCAAGAAGTGGAAGAACATGATCCTGGACGCGCGCAAGGAGCTGGCCAGCGCCCGGCCGCCGCTGCTGCGCCGCCGGCCGCAGGAGCGCCTCTTCCACCACATCTCGGCGCTGCTGGAGCGGCCGGGCCCCGACGCGCCCGAGCCCGGCCTGCGCGCCCGCGGGCCCCCGAGCCCGGCGCCGGCCTGCTGCAAGGCCCAGGGCTTCCTGCCGCCCGCGCCCAGCCCCAGGAAGCCGGACCCGTGGGCCGACGGGCCGGCGGCCAAGAGCCTGCTCCCGCCCGCCGACGGGCCCGGCCTGCCCGCAGGCGGCCCCGAGCCGCTCCTGCCCTGCGAGCCCGGCCTGTGCGCCAGCCCGGGCCCCGACCCGACGCTGACTTACAAGATCAAGTGCCCCGTCAGCCCCTTGCTCGACTGGCCCTGCCTGGGCGTCAGCTCCAGCCCCGGCACGCCCGGCGCAGAAGGGATGCCCGCGGCCGTGGACGACAACGGTGAGCCCCTGGAGCTCTGCGGAG AGAGACCTTCGAGCGCATGGGAGCCCCCAGGGATCTGA
- the LOC141501974 gene encoding uncharacterized protein LOC141501974 isoform X5 produces MTARPKRIKFSEEEKLVILEEFSLRKDVLVPKTGRYRNTADRQRAWAEIAAAVNALNPLVQRSPEEVRKKWKNMILDARKELASARPPLLRRRPQERLFHHISALLERPGPDAPEPGLRARGPPSPAPACCKAQGFLPPAPSPRKPDPWADGPAAKSLLPPADGPGLPAGGPEPLLPCEPGLCASPGPDPTLTYKIKCPVSPLLDWPCLGVSSSPGTPGAEGMPAAVDDNGCLRSTSHQASRRLS; encoded by the exons ATGACGGCCAGGCCGAAGCGCATCAAGTTCTCGGAGGAGGAGAAGCTGGTGATCCTGGAGGAGTTCAGCCTGCGCAAGGACGTGCTGGTCCCCAAGACGGGCCGCTACCGCAACACGGCCGACCGGCAGCGCGCCTGGGCCGAGATCGCGGCGGCCGTGAACGCGCTGAACCCGCTGGTGCAGCGCAGCCCCGAGGAGGTGCGCAAGAAGTGGAAGAACATGATCCTGGACGCGCGCAAGGAGCTGGCCAGCGCCCGGCCGCCGCTGCTGCGCCGCCGGCCGCAGGAGCGCCTCTTCCACCACATCTCGGCGCTGCTGGAGCGGCCGGGCCCCGACGCGCCCGAGCCCGGCCTGCGCGCCCGCGGGCCCCCGAGCCCGGCGCCGGCCTGCTGCAAGGCCCAGGGCTTCCTGCCGCCCGCGCCCAGCCCCAGGAAGCCGGACCCGTGGGCCGACGGGCCGGCGGCCAAGAGCCTGCTCCCGCCCGCCGACGGGCCCGGCCTGCCCGCAGGCGGCCCCGAGCCGCTCCTGCCCTGCGAGCCCGGCCTGTGCGCCAGCCCGGGCCCCGACCCGACGCTGACTTACAAGATCAAGTGCCCCGTCAGCCCCTTGCTCGACTGGCCCTGCCTGGGCGTCAGCTCCAGCCCCGGCACGCCCGGCGCAGAAGGGATGCCCGCGGCCGTGGACGACAACG GTTGTCTCAGGTCCACTTCTCACCAGGCAAGCAGGAGGCTTTCTTGA
- the LOC141501974 gene encoding uncharacterized protein LOC141501974 isoform X1, which yields MTARPKRIKFSEEEKLVILEEFSLRKDVLVPKTGRYRNTADRQRAWAEIAAAVNALNPLVQRSPEEVRKKWKNMILDARKELASARPPLLRRRPQERLFHHISALLERPGPDAPEPGLRARGPPSPAPACCKAQGFLPPAPSPRKPDPWADGPAAKSLLPPADGPGLPAGGPEPLLPCEPGLCASPGPDPTLTYKIKCPVSPLLDWPCLGVSSSPGTPGAEGMPAAVDDNGEPLELCGVSASVVTAEEDLLPGPRPIAEELPEKDPGELAKQSRLQTEILELQKETLQLQKEKILLEKEKLVLEIVKLRRELGT from the exons ATGACGGCCAGGCCGAAGCGCATCAAGTTCTCGGAGGAGGAGAAGCTGGTGATCCTGGAGGAGTTCAGCCTGCGCAAGGACGTGCTGGTCCCCAAGACGGGCCGCTACCGCAACACGGCCGACCGGCAGCGCGCCTGGGCCGAGATCGCGGCGGCCGTGAACGCGCTGAACCCGCTGGTGCAGCGCAGCCCCGAGGAGGTGCGCAAGAAGTGGAAGAACATGATCCTGGACGCGCGCAAGGAGCTGGCCAGCGCCCGGCCGCCGCTGCTGCGCCGCCGGCCGCAGGAGCGCCTCTTCCACCACATCTCGGCGCTGCTGGAGCGGCCGGGCCCCGACGCGCCCGAGCCCGGCCTGCGCGCCCGCGGGCCCCCGAGCCCGGCGCCGGCCTGCTGCAAGGCCCAGGGCTTCCTGCCGCCCGCGCCCAGCCCCAGGAAGCCGGACCCGTGGGCCGACGGGCCGGCGGCCAAGAGCCTGCTCCCGCCCGCCGACGGGCCCGGCCTGCCCGCAGGCGGCCCCGAGCCGCTCCTGCCCTGCGAGCCCGGCCTGTGCGCCAGCCCGGGCCCCGACCCGACGCTGACTTACAAGATCAAGTGCCCCGTCAGCCCCTTGCTCGACTGGCCCTGCCTGGGCGTCAGCTCCAGCCCCGGCACGCCCGGCGCAGAAGGGATGCCCGCGGCCGTGGACGACAACGGTGAGCCCCTGGAGCTCTGCGGAG TGAGCGCCTCGGTGGTGACTGCAGAGGAGGACTTGCTGCCAGGCCCTCGGCCCATTGCTGAGGAGCTCCCGGAGAAGGATCCTGGGGAACTGGCCAAGCAGAGCCGCCTCCAGACCGAGATCCTGGAGCTGCAAAAGGAGACACTGCAACTGCAAAAAGAGAAGATTCTCCTGGAAAAGGAGAAACTGGTCCTGGAAATCGTCAAGTTGCGGCGGGAGCTGGGCACCTGA
- the LOC141501973 gene encoding tRNA (32-2'-O)-methyltransferase regulator THADA-like: MPEEVGVLVWSSADDVEPLASILQSLVQVIMGKVANKDARLLAGTALGMLVNTAPTPEAGARAVSELLGLLSSDPGNQRFGGLRVAVPAMNSDELEYLVLSRGFLTSCRKEILTFRPPGGKACLLLGDLMPPIGPGWSEKNMDYRALLLQAFSLWLRRVQESAPDIWMERLLSGASLGAQQLTQFIWDNTKSPLEGLSEATLRSFSLFLELYGKECEHFGDEALRPLYDELLERVWALPWPTKARYPVLCALLPFLGSEPVLAALPELPQHLLLCLSTNPLSPTAVDTYRCFLQAQQAEWAVAEPGAGEGALAERWARHWLPAVAEALQSPVAALQSRAANSLLPLTLQLFPASAGLLEQAFAGPGLACLRGWATLQKTQKELGRGPPAASQSPARLATCLACGDEAVRLAGASLLCGGPGSAQAPGPKELAAFQDFLRLNLSGSSASFRQLLQATVSRLLGRLRDSALAALRHQGEAGSGPPPEPLLLTGDLVEWLLQLSVSQLGPASGFQRRRTALLLLTALLTTCTDSWSPERKKGQPPPNMAALLSWARRSGRWDFTSRATLLALLSCLQDSTSEIREPAANLLHLYFPPALPIDLAEALLERACQALSSARGQEVEAGALMMQTLLQKVDSVTLQSIVPRPKEEGPALGCPSLILISYLLRLLQERHAMAQRDLLQAARAQPLHGPLCALRRCLLEAPCTGLSMQQESARGAWQEQLMATVTTLAEVASFLLAVLRGSGEDLQPAAAPSLADMGLAINAAVWQGRTGGLGAEEEEEEEGGPPLLLSEEQGCILTCCWISAKEIGLLLGGLVEKALLLAPPNAGSKPSLLTLEGLQTIVATLQGLMLRCRHWGALEGCASGLTMVCRALLSQPDPELQELPQKLLLQGLELLSGPRHSSVTRRAAGFPLFIQCIVAGEPTTGTRPLLTCCVGTLLELVKRPLPQAWDQTLDLPQVSALHVLQALVRGAGLGSPMLEWASPLLELCLGALGSPCWAMRNASTQLFGALTGRLLGQSLSREDGGSPNGLSPEAFFSLYPRLEAVLLAPLSSLESTGELCLRPALHAVLTLLAKLQPGTKHLSSSAARFQERLLQLSVSPVYATRAMAARALVPFVPLVELEDVLLHLLRGLAEPGPHNMLHGQLLQAYALLAPDGARRTFRGLQAIVQQVEAAFWLLTPAQHCPLIRSAYLWLLSLLTGDCSEDFLKRVEAAVTRELGACGPDTQVGLSVLRQECARFLCREAARSADAIRTRALGSLLRGSDPEVRRAVLAWILEEGDRCKPVACVLQTVLLETLWPVLQDRSNPEDLKLYLGALVHLNQAPCAHMDPLSPTLPPTCRDHLLSLVEVAGTSPTLLGRALCALSLLLALGPEDLPFLDRWSLVLECWSDPHTCEELRLAAAQSLRLAGVQVVVGAWAGTDPCLAARALRLLNAGIFLLQDEDQAVRLEASIFASLLAQQLGTQPWEAGATLQANQGLLLLLQVITTHFGACENTWPLLILHLPQSDLEGLLEEVGANRPPNLYEEDGANFFAEPAVFAQVLLPFLLHLLDRAEGRAPLWVQAQEWASARAPGVLQSLQLCCLWWSQGNAGSLFLKALGCPKLHTALTVLLVEAELLVRVLEAPQASGVAVAGASCSSQELRQAWGRARAVLTQHGMAPQLKDGRRPGLDKRACALIDGTR; the protein is encoded by the exons ATGCCAGAGGAAGTGGGTGTCCTGGTCTGGAGTTCGGCAGATGATGTGGAGCCCCTGGCAAGCATCCTTCAGTCCCTGGTGCAAGTGATCATGGGAAAG GTGGCCAACAAGGATGCCCGCCTTCTGGCTGGCACAGCCCTGGGCATGCTGGTGAACACTGCCCCCACGCCAGAGGCAGGGGCCAGGGCTGTGTCGGAGCTGCTGGGGCTGCTCAGCTCAg ACCCTGGGAATCAGAGGTTTGGGGGTCTCCGAGTGGCCGTGCCTGCCATGAATTCTGATGAACTGGAGTACTTGGTGCTGAGCCGGGGCTTTCTGACCTCCTGTAGGAAGGAGATTCTGACCTTCAGGCCCCCTGGTGGGAAG GCCTGCCTGCTGCTCGGAGACCTGATGCCCCCCATTGGCCCAGGCTGGAGTGAGAAGAACATGGACTATCGTGCCCTCCTCCTGCAGG CTTTCTCCCTGTGGCTGCGGCGAGTACAGGAAAGTGCCCCAGACATCTGGATGGAGCGACTGCTGAGTGGGGCCTCCCTGGGGGCCCAGCAGCTGACACAGTTCATCTGGGACAACACCAAGAGCCCT CTGGAAGGCTTGTCTGAGGCCACCCTGCGCTCCTTCAGCCTCTTTCTGGAGCTGTATGGGAAGGAGTGTGAGCACTTCGGGGATGAGGCATTGCGGCCCCTCTATGATGAGCTCCTAGAGAGGGTCTGGGCCCTGCCCTGGCCGACCAAGGCCCGCTACCCAGTCCTGTGTGCTCTGCTGCCCTTCCTGGGCTCTGAGCCG GTCCTGGCTGCGCTCCCAGAGCTCCCCCAGCACCTCTTGCTCTGCCTTTCCACCAATCCCCTGAGCCCCACCGCAGTGGACACATACCGCTGCTTCCTACAAGCCCAGCAGGCGGAGTGGGCCGTTGCTGAGCCTGGTGCCGGCGAGGGGGCACTGGCCGAGCGGTGGGCCCGGCACTGGCTGCCTGCTGTGGCTGAGGCTCTCCAGTCCCCGGTGGCAGCCCTGCAGAGCCGGGCGGCCAACTCCCTGCTGCCACTCACCCTCCAGCTCTTCCCAGCCTCAGCCGGACTCCTGGAGCAGGCATTTGCGGGCCCAGGGCTGGCCTGCCTGCGGGGGTGGGCCACGCTGCAGAAGACTCAGAAGGAGCTGGGCCGGGGCCCCCCGGCAGCCAGCCAGAGCCCAGCTCGCCTCGCCACATGCCTGGCTTGTGGGGACGAGGCCGTGCGCCTGGCAGGAGCCAGCCTCTTGTGTGGGGGCCCTGGCTCTGCCCAAGCCCCTGGCCCAAAGGAGCTGGCCGCCTTCCAGGACTTCCTGCGGCTGAACCTCAGTGGCTCTTCGGCCTCCTTCCGGCAGCTGCTGCAGGCAACTGTGAGCAGGCTCTTGGGTCGACTTCGGGACAGCGCCCTGGCTGCTCTCCGCCACCAGGGGGAAGCAGGGTCAGGCCCACCCCCAGAGCCTCTCCTTCTCACTGGAG ACTTAGTGGAGTGGCTCTTGCAGCTCAGCGTCTCCCAGCTGGGCCCAGCCTCGGGCTTCCAGCGTCGAAGGACCGCGCTGCTTCTGCTCACAGCCCTTCTGACCACATGTACGGACAGCTGGAGCCCCGAGCGCAAGAAGGGGCAGCCTCCCC CCAACATGGCGGCTTTGCTGAGCTGGGCTAGGCGGAGCGGCCGCTGGGACTTCACCTCAAGGGCCACTTTACTGGCCTTGCTCAGTTGCCTTCAGGATAGCACCAGTGAG ATCCGGGAGCCAGCTGCCAACCTTCTGCACCTTTACTTCCCTCCTGCTCTGCCCATAGACTTGGCTGAAGCCCTGTTGGAGCGGGCATGCCAGGCCCTGAGCAGTGCCCGTGGGCAGGAGGTGGAAGCTGGGGCCCTCATGATGCAGACTCTGCTGCAGAA AGTGGACAGTGTCACCCTCCAGAGCATAGTCCCGAGGCCCAAGGAGGAGGGGCCGGCCTTGGGCTGCCCCAGCCTCATTCTCATCTCCTACCTTCTCCGACTACTGCAAGAACGTCACGCTATGGCCCAGCGAGACCTGCTACAGGCTGCCCGTGCCCAGCCGCTCCATG GACCTCTTTGTGCTCTGCGGCGATGCCTCCTGGAGGCCCCCTGCACAGGGCTATCCATGCAACAGGAGTCTGCCCGGGGGGCCTGGCAGGAGCAGCTCATGGCTACTGTGACAACGCTGGCAGAAGTGGCCTCCTTCCTCCTGGCTGTACTGCGGGGTTCGGGAGAAGACCTGCAACCAG CTGCTGCACCCTCCCTGGCCGATATGGGTTTGGCCATCAATGCTGCTGTGTGGCAAGGCCGAACCGGGGGCCTGGGggctgaggaagaggaggaggaagagggagggccCCCACTCCTGCTGTCCGAGGAGCAGGGATGCATTCTGACCTGCTGCTGGATCTCTGCAAAG GAGATCGGCCTGCTTCTGGGTGGCCTGGTAGAGAAGGCCCTGCTGCTGGCCCCGCCGAACGCTGGCTCCAAGCCGTCGCTTCTAACCCTGGAGGGTCTGCAGACCATTGTGGCCACCCTGCAGGGGCTGATGCTCCGATGCCGCCACTGG GGAGCCCTGGAAGGTTGTGCTTCCGGCCTCACCATGGTCTGCAGGGCATTGCTGAGCCAGCCCGACCCCGAGCTGCAGGAACTGCCCCAGAAGCTACTGCTCCAG GGCCTGGAGTTACTGAGTGGGCCACGGCACAGCTCCGTGACACGCCGGGCGGCAGGTTTCCCCCTCTTCATCCAGTGCATTGTGGCTGGCGAGCCAACAACTGGTACCCGGCCCCTGCTGACCTGCTGTGTGGGGACACTGCTGGAGCTGGTCAAGAGGCCCCTGCCTCAGGCCTGGGACCAGACTCTGGACCTGCCCCAG GTCTCTGCCCTGCATGTGCTTCAAGCCCTGGTGCGGGGGGCTGGCCTGGGATCCCCAATGCTGGAGTGGGCTAGCCCACTCCTTGAGCTGTGTTTGGGGGCCCTGGGCTCCCCTTGCTGGGCCATGCGGAATGCCAGCACCCAACTCTTTG GTGCCCTCACAGGCCGGCTGTTGGGTCAGAGCCTGAGCCGGGAGGACGGTGGCTCCCCCAATGGCCTCAGCCCCGAGGCTTTCTTCAGCCTGTACCCTCGGCTGGAAGCCGTTCTCCTGGCCCCACTCTCTTCCCTGGAGTCCACAGGGGAGCTCTGCTTGCGCCCAGCCCTCCACGCTGTCCTCACCCTTCTGGCCAAACTCCAGCCTGGCACAAAGCATCTGAGCAG CTCTGCAGCCCGGTTCCAGGAGCGCCTGCTTCAGCTCTCGGTGAGCCCAGTCTATGCCACACGGGCCATGGCCGCCCGGGCCCTGGTGCCCTTTGTCCCTCTGGTGGAATTGGAGGACGTCCTGCTGCACCTACTGCGGGGACTGGCAGAGCCCGGCCCCCATAACATGCTTCATGGGCAACTGCTGCAGGCTTACGCCCTTCTGGCCCCAGACGGTGCCCG CCGGACCTTCCGGGGCCTGCAGGCCATTGTGCAGCAGGTGGAGGCCGCGTTCTGGCTGCTCACGCCGGCCCAGCACTGCCCACTGATCCGCTCAGCCTACCTGTGGCTTCTCTCCCTGCTGACCGGCGACTGCAGTGAGGACTTCCTGAAGCGCGTCGAGGCCGCCGTGACCCGGGAGCTGGGCGCTTGTGGGCCAGACACCCAG GTGGGCCTCAGCGTGCTGCGCCAGGAATGTGCCAGGTTCCTCTGCAGGGAGGCGGCGAGGTCAGCCGATGCTATCAGGACCCGAGCCTTGGGCTCCCTGCTGCGAGGGTCGGACCCAGAGGTGCGCCGGGCTGTCCTGGCCTGGATCCTGGAAGAGGGTGACCGCTGCAAACCTGTGGCCTGTGTTCTTCAGACCGTGCTGCTG GAGACCCTGTGGCCGGTGCTGCAGGACAGAAGCAACCCAGAAGACCTGAAGCTCTACCTGGGGGCGTTGGTCCACCTGAACCAGGCCCCCTGTGCCCACATGGACCCGCTCTCACCAACCCTGCCCCCCACCTGCCGGGATCATCTGCTCTCACTGGTGGAGGTGGCCGGCACCAGCCCCACCCTTCTGGGCAGGGCGCTGTGTGCTCTCAGCTTGCTCCTGGCCTTGGG GCCTGAGGACCTTCCTTTCCTGGACCGCTGGAGCCTGGTTCTTGAATGCTGGAGTGATCCTCACACCTGTGAGGAGCTGAGACTGGCCGCTGCACAGTCCCTCCGCCTGGCGGGGGTCCAGGTGGTGGTCGGAGCCTGGGCGGGCACTGACCCCTGCCTGGCAGCCAGGGCCCTGCG GCTTCTGAACGCTGGCATTTTCCTGCTACAGGATGAGGACCAGGCAGTGAGGCTGGAAGCATCCATTTTCGCCAGTCTGCTAGCCCAACAGTTGGGAACCCAGCCCTGGGAGGCCGGCGCAACCTTGCAGGCCAATCAGGGGCTGCTCCTTCTGCTCCAGGTCATCACAACACACTTTGGGGCTTGTGAGAACACCTGGCCACTTCTGATCCTCCACCTCCCCCAGAGTGATCTGGAGGGCCTCCTGGAAGAGGTGGGAGCTAACCG GCCCCCGAACCTCTATGAAGAGGATGGAGCCAACTTCTTTGCAGAGCCGGCTGTGTTTGCCCAGGTCCTGCTCCCCTTCTTGCTCCATCTGCTGGACAGAGCTGAGGGCAGAGCACCCCTCTGGGTCCAGGCACAGGAGTGGGCATCGGCTCGAGCCCCTGGGGTCCTCCAAAGCCTCCAGCTCTGCTGCCTCTGGTGGAGCCAAG GCAATGCCGGCTCCCTGTTCCTGAAGGCTCTGGGCTGCCCCAAGCTGCACACGGCCCTCACTGTACTGCTAGTCGAGGCTGAGCTTCTGGTCCGAGTCCTGGAAGCCCCGCAGGCCAGTGGGGTGGCGGTGGCCGGAGCCAGCTGCTCTTCTCAGGAGCTGAGACAGGCCTGGGGGAGGGCTCGGGCCGTGCTCACTCAGCATGGCATGGCTCCCCAGCTGAAGGATGGCAGGAGACCAGGGCTAGACAAGAGGGCGTGTGCTCTTATCGATGGCACCAGGTGA
- the LOC141501974 gene encoding uncharacterized protein LOC141501974 isoform X2, whose amino-acid sequence MTARPKRIKFSEEEKLVILEEFSLRKDVLVPKTGRYRNTADRQRAWAEIAAAVNALNPLVQRSPEEVRKKWKNMILDARKELASARPPLLRRRPQERLFHHISALLERPGPDAPEPGLRARGPPSPAPACCKAQGFLPPAPSPRKPDPWADGPAAKSLLPPADGPGLPAGGPEPLLPCEPGLCASPGPDPTLTYKIKCPVSPLLDWPCLGVSSSPGTPGAEGMPAAVDDNVSASVVTAEEDLLPGPRPIAEELPEKDPGELAKQSRLQTEILELQKETLQLQKEKILLEKEKLVLEIVKLRRELGT is encoded by the exons ATGACGGCCAGGCCGAAGCGCATCAAGTTCTCGGAGGAGGAGAAGCTGGTGATCCTGGAGGAGTTCAGCCTGCGCAAGGACGTGCTGGTCCCCAAGACGGGCCGCTACCGCAACACGGCCGACCGGCAGCGCGCCTGGGCCGAGATCGCGGCGGCCGTGAACGCGCTGAACCCGCTGGTGCAGCGCAGCCCCGAGGAGGTGCGCAAGAAGTGGAAGAACATGATCCTGGACGCGCGCAAGGAGCTGGCCAGCGCCCGGCCGCCGCTGCTGCGCCGCCGGCCGCAGGAGCGCCTCTTCCACCACATCTCGGCGCTGCTGGAGCGGCCGGGCCCCGACGCGCCCGAGCCCGGCCTGCGCGCCCGCGGGCCCCCGAGCCCGGCGCCGGCCTGCTGCAAGGCCCAGGGCTTCCTGCCGCCCGCGCCCAGCCCCAGGAAGCCGGACCCGTGGGCCGACGGGCCGGCGGCCAAGAGCCTGCTCCCGCCCGCCGACGGGCCCGGCCTGCCCGCAGGCGGCCCCGAGCCGCTCCTGCCCTGCGAGCCCGGCCTGTGCGCCAGCCCGGGCCCCGACCCGACGCTGACTTACAAGATCAAGTGCCCCGTCAGCCCCTTGCTCGACTGGCCCTGCCTGGGCGTCAGCTCCAGCCCCGGCACGCCCGGCGCAGAAGGGATGCCCGCGGCCGTGGACGACAACG TGAGCGCCTCGGTGGTGACTGCAGAGGAGGACTTGCTGCCAGGCCCTCGGCCCATTGCTGAGGAGCTCCCGGAGAAGGATCCTGGGGAACTGGCCAAGCAGAGCCGCCTCCAGACCGAGATCCTGGAGCTGCAAAAGGAGACACTGCAACTGCAAAAAGAGAAGATTCTCCTGGAAAAGGAGAAACTGGTCCTGGAAATCGTCAAGTTGCGGCGGGAGCTGGGCACCTGA